From a region of the Mucilaginibacter sp. PAMB04168 genome:
- a CDS encoding type II toxin-antitoxin system RelE/ParE family toxin, giving the protein MKIKFVDEYLGVLAENKNTGKMKYPEEVELGFKKRIAQIKQANGTQDLRAIKSLHFEKLKEKRYLGKYSIRINKAFRLIFLITKEERLEVMEIEEINNHYG; this is encoded by the coding sequence ATGAAAATCAAGTTTGTTGACGAGTATCTAGGTGTACTTGCAGAAAACAAAAATACTGGGAAGATGAAATATCCTGAAGAAGTTGAATTAGGTTTCAAAAAAAGGATTGCCCAGATTAAGCAGGCAAATGGAACACAAGATTTAAGAGCAATTAAATCTTTGCATTTTGAAAAGCTTAAAGAAAAAAGATATTTAGGCAAATACTCGATTAGAATAAATAAAGCTTTTAGGCTTATATTTTTGATAACCAAAGAGGAACGTCTTGAAGTAATGGAGATTGAAGAGATCAACAATCATTACGGATAA
- a CDS encoding HigA family addiction module antitoxin, translating into MNNQVFNNKGAEIEIQAFHPGEFLLEEIEEREILKKDLAQALEILPNNLSLLFAGKRNISAQLALKIGKFLGTSAEYWYGMQTAFDLHKARLEEQQKEYA; encoded by the coding sequence ATGAACAATCAGGTCTTTAATAATAAAGGTGCTGAAATAGAGATTCAAGCTTTCCACCCCGGAGAGTTTTTATTAGAGGAAATCGAAGAGAGGGAAATCTTAAAAAAAGATCTAGCCCAAGCTTTAGAAATCTTACCTAATAACTTAAGCCTCCTTTTTGCGGGCAAGAGAAACATTTCCGCACAACTCGCACTAAAAATTGGTAAATTTTTGGGAACAAGCGCTGAATACTGGTACGGCATGCAAACAGCTTTTGATTTACATAAAGCTAGATTGGAAGAACAACAAAAAGAATACGCTTAG
- a CDS encoding TetR family transcriptional regulator, producing MFKTVVQILKKSFTFAEMNNSDIKIDKKVKDSSTEEKILIAARKIFTQRGYEGTKLRDIAAEADINLSLVNYYFRSKEKLFEQIMTENINSLFDKVFPVLNDEKTSLEDKFSFIAEHYISLLLENPDLPKFIVSELLSGSNKIPAIVSKREKVLNSSFVKQMFSLVEKNKKTVHPVNILMNLLALIIFPFQVQNVISLLGIQREEFIEIMEDRKKMIPIWLNAIVAS from the coding sequence GTGTTTAAAACAGTTGTTCAAATTTTAAAAAAAAGTTTTACCTTTGCTGAGATGAATAACTCGGACATAAAGATTGACAAAAAAGTGAAGGACTCTTCAACTGAAGAAAAGATCCTCATTGCAGCGAGGAAAATTTTTACGCAAAGGGGATACGAAGGTACCAAATTGAGAGATATCGCTGCTGAGGCTGATATCAATTTATCTCTCGTCAATTATTATTTCCGAAGTAAGGAAAAGTTATTTGAACAAATTATGACTGAGAATATTAATAGCTTATTTGACAAAGTTTTTCCAGTCCTAAATGATGAAAAAACGTCTCTGGAAGATAAATTTTCCTTTATTGCAGAGCACTATATTTCCCTTTTATTAGAAAACCCTGATCTTCCTAAGTTTATTGTTAGTGAACTTTTGTCCGGCTCAAATAAGATACCTGCAATTGTTTCAAAGCGTGAAAAAGTATTAAATTCATCCTTCGTTAAACAAATGTTCAGCTTAGTAGAAAAAAACAAAAAAACAGTGCATCCGGTAAATATCTTAATGAATTTATTAGCTTTAATTATTTTTCCATTTCAAGTACAGAATGTTATTTCCCTACTTGGAATTCAAAGAGAAGAATTTATAGAGATTATGGAAGATCGTAAGAAAATGATCCCTATATGGCTTAATGCTATCGTAGCAAGCTAA
- a CDS encoding TolC family protein yields the protein MRNYILIPLIILITHFKGEAQEKLTLEDCYQLSRANYPAVQKMDLITKSAQFTLQNANKRYLPQVSFSGQASYQSQTISFPQALNGIPGATLPTISKDQYKIQGDVSQTIFDGGSIHYEKEVTKANAELQKQNVEVNLYTLKDRINSIFFSILLIDAQLKQNELNKANLQTQAQKTQASYNNGVAFKSNVDELNAEVSGTDMSSIEYAANKTAYLKMLSLLIGKEVTSSQYLIMPSPVVATSEIKRPELKAYELQKSVYDAQEKQLRSSYLPQFSAFFQGAYGRPTLNIIENQFGSWYVTGLRMSWSLSSLYTLGNQKKILDLNRRSVDADQQTFLLNTKLDVTQQDEQVNKYTLLIREDEKSVALRESVTRSAQAQLANGVITTHEYIQQVNAENAAKENLLMHRIQLLQAQYTRNTKSGN from the coding sequence ATGCGAAACTATATTTTAATACCACTTATCATTTTAATTACACATTTTAAAGGAGAAGCACAGGAGAAGCTCACTTTGGAGGATTGTTACCAACTTTCAAGAGCAAACTACCCTGCTGTTCAAAAAATGGATCTTATCACTAAGTCTGCGCAATTTACCCTGCAGAATGCAAACAAACGTTACCTTCCTCAGGTATCTTTCTCCGGTCAAGCATCTTATCAGTCACAGACAATAAGCTTTCCGCAAGCCTTAAATGGCATTCCTGGCGCAACGTTACCTACAATCAGCAAAGACCAATATAAAATCCAGGGTGATGTTAGTCAGACTATATTTGATGGGGGGAGCATCCATTATGAAAAAGAGGTGACCAAGGCAAACGCCGAACTTCAAAAGCAGAATGTCGAGGTTAACCTGTACACGTTAAAAGACAGGATCAATAGCATTTTTTTTTCCATCCTTTTAATCGATGCACAATTAAAACAAAACGAGCTTAATAAGGCAAATCTACAAACTCAGGCACAGAAAACACAGGCATCCTATAATAATGGCGTAGCATTCAAAAGCAACGTCGATGAATTAAATGCTGAAGTGTCCGGTACCGATATGAGCAGCATTGAGTATGCAGCAAATAAAACAGCTTATCTAAAAATGCTATCCTTGCTCATTGGTAAAGAGGTGACTTCTTCCCAATACCTTATAATGCCTTCACCCGTTGTGGCTACCAGCGAAATTAAACGCCCGGAATTAAAGGCATACGAGTTGCAAAAGTCAGTTTACGATGCACAGGAAAAACAATTAAGGTCATCCTATCTGCCCCAATTCAGTGCATTTTTTCAGGGCGCTTACGGCAGGCCTACGCTTAATATTATTGAGAACCAATTTGGCTCCTGGTATGTCACCGGCTTGCGCATGAGCTGGTCGCTGAGTAGTCTTTATACCTTGGGTAACCAGAAAAAAATACTGGATCTGAACCGCCGGTCGGTTGATGCTGATCAGCAGACTTTCCTGTTAAATACCAAACTTGATGTGACACAGCAGGATGAACAAGTAAACAAATACACCCTGTTGATCCGCGAAGATGAAAAATCGGTTGCCTTAAGGGAATCGGTTACCAGATCTGCACAGGCGCAACTGGCAAATGGCGTGATCACTACACATGAATATATCCAACAAGTTAATGCAGAGAATGCGGCAAAGGAAAATTTACTTATGCACCGCATTCAGCTATTACAGGCACAATATACCAGAAATACTAAATCAGGAAATTAA
- a CDS encoding HlyD family efflux transporter periplasmic adaptor subunit yields MKPLILFVSAAILLSSCSHKDDFDASGNFEADEVIVSAQQNGQLLSFIAEEGKMLKAGDKVGQIDVKTAVLQKEQTEASIAALKEKTTNPQDQAELVRRQLAVQEAQLDQQLRERERTANLVKADAATRKQLDDANSAVDQLRRQISVTRQQLKLNTSNISTQNRGVLSEKAPLEKSAAQYQEQINKGQVINPLTGVVLVKYALPGEIETIGKPLYKIANTDTLTLRAYVTGTQLPQIKNGQRTTVRIDQGEKNYKNYEGQITWISDKSEFSPKTIQTKDERANLVYAIKVRVKNDGYLKIGMYGELIFK; encoded by the coding sequence ATGAAACCATTAATATTATTTGTTTCCGCTGCTATACTTTTAAGTTCATGCAGTCATAAAGACGACTTTGACGCTTCAGGTAATTTTGAAGCGGATGAAGTGATCGTTTCTGCTCAGCAGAATGGGCAGTTATTATCTTTTATTGCAGAAGAAGGCAAAATGCTGAAAGCTGGTGATAAAGTAGGTCAGATTGATGTGAAGACCGCTGTGCTTCAAAAAGAACAAACGGAAGCATCCATTGCTGCATTAAAGGAAAAAACCACTAACCCTCAGGATCAGGCTGAACTGGTTAGGAGGCAGCTTGCCGTACAGGAAGCTCAGCTTGATCAACAATTGCGAGAGCGTGAGCGTACCGCTAATCTAGTAAAAGCGGATGCCGCTACCCGTAAACAATTGGATGATGCGAATTCTGCAGTTGATCAGTTACGCAGACAGATCAGCGTAACCCGCCAGCAACTCAAATTAAACACTTCCAATATTTCAACTCAAAACCGTGGTGTGCTAAGCGAGAAAGCGCCATTGGAGAAATCAGCAGCACAATACCAGGAACAGATCAACAAAGGTCAGGTTATTAATCCGCTTACCGGCGTAGTACTGGTTAAATATGCCTTGCCGGGAGAGATAGAGACAATAGGTAAACCGCTTTACAAAATAGCTAACACAGACACACTTACATTAAGGGCTTACGTTACCGGCACACAGTTACCACAGATCAAAAATGGGCAACGTACTACCGTGCGCATCGACCAGGGTGAAAAGAATTATAAAAACTATGAAGGTCAGATCACCTGGATATCCGATAAATCAGAATTTTCTCCAAAAACCATCCAGACAAAAGATGAGCGGGCTAACCTGGTTTACGCCATTAAAGTACGGGTCAAGAATGATGGGTACCTGAAAATCGGTATGTATGGGGAACTGATATTTAAATAA
- a CDS encoding glutathione peroxidase: MASFKQKIARYLYPLILRLGRKGKNGTILSNEGNVPPKKPFPLEQIIFSNGSKPDLMSYSGKMILVVNTASNCGYTGQYAELQTLHEGFSQKLVILGFPSNDFKEQEKANDQEIAQFCQVNYGVTFPILKKAVVVPHSDQHPVFKWLTSSTLNGWNDHAPDWNFSKYLLDEKGNLIHYFGPSVSPLDDVFINAIGLKNK; this comes from the coding sequence ATGGCATCATTCAAACAAAAAATAGCGCGTTATTTATACCCGCTGATTCTTAGACTTGGAAGAAAGGGAAAAAACGGGACAATTCTAAGTAATGAAGGAAATGTACCGCCCAAAAAACCATTCCCTTTGGAACAGATCATATTTAGCAATGGCAGCAAACCCGATTTAATGTCTTATTCAGGAAAAATGATCCTAGTCGTAAATACGGCTTCAAATTGCGGTTATACCGGACAGTATGCCGAGCTGCAGACCTTACATGAAGGATTTAGCCAAAAACTTGTCATCCTAGGCTTTCCTTCCAACGACTTTAAAGAACAGGAAAAAGCAAATGATCAGGAAATTGCTCAGTTCTGCCAGGTGAATTATGGGGTTACTTTTCCTATCCTAAAAAAAGCTGTAGTAGTACCACATAGTGATCAGCATCCAGTGTTCAAATGGCTTACCAGCAGCACACTAAATGGATGGAATGACCACGCACCGGACTGGAACTTTAGCAAATACCTTCTAGATGAGAAAGGAAATCTGATCCACTACTTTGGCCCTTCAGTTTCCCCTTTAGATGATGTTTTTATAAATGCCATTGGTTTAAAGAATAAATGA
- a CDS encoding ABC transporter ATP-binding protein: protein MASIELKNISITYNKGEVKAVNDVSFEVQQGELFGLIGPDGAGKTSIFRILTTLLLADSGSASVEGSDVIKDYQSIRNKVGYMPGRFSLYQDLTVQENLNFFATLFGTTIEANYDLIKDIYDQIKPFSNRRAGKLSGGMKQKLALCCALIHKPTVLFLDEPTTGVDVVSRKEFWEMLAKLKQQNISILVSTPYMDEAKLCDRIALIQDGKLMSVDKPENIVKSFPKALFAVKANNIYALLQGLRNDALVESCYAFGEFMHLTLESDEGNEESVKEIAAQYQNEGLEIKQITPTIEDSFIRMMREQQGDKDMIKPLADERKSN, encoded by the coding sequence ATGGCATCAATCGAGTTAAAAAATATCAGCATAACCTATAATAAAGGTGAAGTCAAGGCGGTAAACGATGTTTCTTTTGAGGTGCAACAAGGTGAACTGTTCGGGCTGATTGGACCTGATGGTGCTGGGAAAACTTCAATCTTTCGCATTCTTACGACATTGCTGCTGGCCGATAGCGGATCGGCATCCGTTGAAGGGTCAGATGTAATAAAAGATTATCAGAGTATCCGTAATAAGGTAGGATATATGCCGGGACGCTTTTCCCTATATCAGGATCTGACCGTGCAGGAAAACCTTAATTTTTTCGCCACGCTGTTCGGCACGACCATAGAGGCGAATTATGACCTGATCAAAGATATTTACGATCAGATCAAGCCTTTCAGCAATAGGCGGGCAGGCAAACTCTCCGGAGGTATGAAGCAAAAGCTGGCTTTGTGCTGCGCACTGATCCATAAACCTACAGTGCTATTTCTGGACGAACCAACAACTGGTGTAGACGTAGTTTCCCGTAAAGAGTTCTGGGAAATGCTGGCCAAATTAAAACAGCAAAACATTAGCATCCTGGTATCTACCCCATATATGGATGAAGCCAAACTTTGCGACCGTATTGCGCTGATCCAGGATGGAAAACTGATGTCCGTTGATAAGCCAGAGAATATTGTAAAAAGCTTTCCCAAAGCGTTGTTTGCGGTTAAGGCAAATAACATCTACGCTTTATTGCAGGGCTTAAGGAACGATGCCTTAGTAGAAAGTTGCTATGCGTTCGGAGAATTTATGCACCTGACTTTAGAAAGCGATGAAGGCAACGAGGAAAGCGTGAAAGAGATAGCTGCGCAATACCAGAATGAGGGCTTGGAGATAAAACAAATTACACCAACCATCGAAGATAGTTTTATCCGCATGATGCGGGAACAACAAGGTGATAAAGACATGATTAAACCTCTAGCAGATGAGCGAAAAAGCAATTGA
- a CDS encoding ABC transporter ATP-binding protein, whose translation MSEKAIECKELSKQFGDFKAVDQITFDVNQGEIFGFLGANGAGKTTAMRMLCGLSYPTSGEAQVAGFDVYKQQEQIKKNIGYMSQKFSLYDNLTILENIEFYGGVYGVSRPDIKIRSNELVATLGLEKEAKKLVGELPLGWKQKLAFSVAIFHRPKIVFLDEPTGGVDPITRRQFWDMIYAAAATGITIFVTTHYMDEAEYCNRITVMVDGKVEALDTPTKLKAQFNTHSMDDVFYQLARRAKRSGD comes from the coding sequence ATGAGCGAAAAAGCAATTGAGTGCAAAGAACTGAGCAAACAGTTCGGGGATTTTAAAGCAGTGGACCAAATTACCTTTGATGTTAATCAGGGTGAAATATTCGGGTTTCTGGGCGCAAACGGAGCTGGCAAAACAACTGCGATGCGTATGCTCTGTGGCCTTTCCTACCCTACTTCGGGTGAAGCTCAGGTAGCAGGCTTTGATGTTTATAAGCAGCAGGAGCAGATCAAGAAGAATATTGGCTATATGAGCCAAAAATTCTCACTATATGATAACCTCACGATCCTGGAAAATATTGAGTTTTATGGTGGGGTTTACGGGGTATCAAGGCCTGACATCAAGATCCGTAGCAATGAACTTGTAGCTACCCTGGGACTTGAAAAAGAGGCTAAAAAACTAGTTGGTGAGCTGCCCCTTGGCTGGAAGCAAAAACTGGCATTTTCCGTTGCCATCTTTCATCGCCCTAAAATCGTTTTTCTGGATGAGCCTACCGGTGGGGTTGATCCCATTACCAGGCGGCAATTTTGGGACATGATCTATGCAGCCGCGGCAACAGGAATAACCATATTTGTAACTACCCATTATATGGATGAAGCGGAATACTGCAACCGCATTACTGTAATGGTGGATGGAAAGGTCGAAGCTTTAGACACCCCTACTAAGCTAAAAGCGCAATTTAATACCCATTCCATGGATGACGTTTTTTACCAACTGGCACGACGTGCCAAAAGATCAGGAGATTAA
- a CDS encoding ABC transporter permease, which yields MKQLLVFIRKEFYHVFRDRRTLLILFGMPVAQILLFGFALSSEVKNIGITVLDNAHDINSGQIVNKVITSSYFKMQAPARSYTDIERMFKDGSVKCALIFPPNFGSDLYHTGKAQVQIIADAADPNTATTLTNYLTAIIGNYQQQLNPGAKVPYQIIPEIRQLYNEEQNGSLNFIPGVIALIFMIVSTALTSVAVVREKEMGTMEILLVSPFKPIMVLVAKAVPYLALSLINLVIILLMSVFLLDVQIRGSLILLFAESILFIITCLSLGLLISNVTNSQQTAMLISMMGLMLPTMLLTGFMFPLENMPWIFQAVSHIIPSRYYYIIVKAVMLKGLGFSYVWKETLILIGMTGALLGLALKNFKIRLS from the coding sequence ATGAAACAATTACTGGTATTTATAAGAAAAGAATTCTATCATGTATTCCGCGACCGCCGGACACTATTGATCCTATTTGGGATGCCGGTTGCACAGATTCTGCTGTTTGGTTTTGCGCTGAGCAGTGAGGTGAAGAACATCGGGATTACGGTACTGGACAATGCGCACGACATCAATTCCGGTCAGATCGTAAATAAGGTGATTACCAGCAGTTATTTTAAAATGCAGGCACCCGCCCGTAGTTATACCGATATCGAACGTATGTTCAAAGATGGCAGCGTTAAATGCGCTTTGATTTTCCCACCTAATTTTGGTTCCGACCTTTATCATACCGGAAAAGCCCAGGTTCAGATCATAGCTGATGCCGCTGACCCCAATACTGCAACAACCTTAACCAATTATCTAACTGCCATTATAGGAAATTATCAGCAACAATTAAATCCTGGTGCAAAAGTTCCCTACCAAATCATACCCGAAATTCGCCAGCTTTACAATGAAGAACAAAATGGCTCGCTGAACTTCATTCCCGGGGTAATCGCGTTGATTTTCATGATTGTAAGTACTGCCTTAACCTCAGTGGCGGTTGTGCGTGAAAAAGAAATGGGTACCATGGAAATCTTATTGGTATCACCTTTCAAGCCCATCATGGTACTGGTTGCAAAGGCAGTGCCCTACCTTGCCTTGTCCTTGATAAATCTGGTTATTATTTTATTAATGTCGGTCTTTCTGTTGGATGTACAGATCAGAGGTAGCCTTATCCTATTATTCGCAGAAAGTATTTTATTTATTATCACCTGTCTTTCGCTTGGACTATTAATATCTAATGTCACCAATTCCCAGCAAACGGCCATGCTTATCTCCATGATGGGATTGATGCTTCCCACGATGTTGCTTACCGGTTTTATGTTTCCTTTAGAGAATATGCCGTGGATCTTCCAGGCAGTATCCCATATCATACCGTCAAGGTACTATTATATTATTGTAAAAGCAGTTATGTTAAAGGGCCTTGGCTTCAGTTATGTTTGGAAAGAAACACTGATCCTGATCGGAATGACCGGTGCTTTATTAGGGCTCGCTTTAAAAAACTTTAAGATCCGCTTATCATGA
- a CDS encoding ABC transporter permease, producing the protein MKTLRFILQKEFRQISRDKTILAMMFFMPVFQLIIMPLAANFEVKNINVAYVDHDHSSYSQKLVNKIASSGYFRIIDAPLSYQSGLNLIEDGAADLVLEIPSGFERNLIREGSQKVNLSVDAINGTKSAIGGGYLLAVIADFNTSLDVNIKTPNSTVAPMQTIAVTSKNWFNPRAEYKYYMVPGILVLLLTLIGGFITALNIVREKEIGTIEQINVTPIKKWEFIVGKLVPFWIVGMIVFTLGLIVMYVVYGIFPAGSLLVLYLFAAVYLIALLGLGLLISTFADTQLQAMFIAFFFMMVFMLMSGLFTSTDSMPGWAKQLSNFTPVTHFITVVRLIVLKGSGMADVKWEFLYLIGFAIALNSLAILNYKKTN; encoded by the coding sequence ATGAAGACTTTAAGATTTATCCTGCAAAAAGAATTCAGGCAAATATCCCGGGACAAGACCATATTAGCCATGATGTTTTTCATGCCTGTCTTTCAGCTTATCATTATGCCCCTGGCGGCTAATTTTGAGGTAAAGAACATCAATGTAGCATATGTTGATCATGATCATAGCAGTTACTCCCAGAAGCTCGTAAATAAGATAGCCTCATCCGGTTATTTCCGGATCATAGATGCGCCTTTATCCTATCAAAGTGGTTTAAATCTGATTGAAGATGGCGCTGCTGATTTAGTGCTGGAAATTCCGTCGGGCTTTGAGCGGAACCTTATCAGGGAAGGCAGTCAGAAAGTGAACCTTTCAGTCGATGCAATTAATGGTACCAAATCAGCTATTGGAGGCGGATACCTACTGGCGGTGATCGCGGACTTTAATACCAGTCTTGATGTAAATATCAAAACACCCAACAGTACAGTAGCTCCTATGCAAACTATTGCTGTAACCAGCAAGAACTGGTTTAACCCGCGTGCCGAATATAAATATTATATGGTGCCGGGCATATTAGTGCTTCTACTAACCCTAATTGGCGGTTTTATAACTGCTCTTAACATTGTACGAGAGAAAGAGATCGGCACCATTGAACAGATCAATGTGACACCTATTAAAAAGTGGGAATTTATTGTAGGTAAATTGGTGCCATTCTGGATAGTGGGCATGATCGTATTTACCCTTGGACTGATCGTCATGTATGTAGTCTATGGCATCTTCCCGGCAGGCAGTTTATTGGTATTATACCTGTTCGCGGCTGTATACCTGATCGCCCTACTCGGTTTGGGACTATTGATTTCCACTTTCGCCGATACGCAGTTACAGGCAATGTTTATCGCATTCTTTTTTATGATGGTCTTTATGCTTATGAGTGGTCTTTTTACCAGTACCGATAGTATGCCTGGATGGGCAAAGCAACTGTCCAACTTCACCCCGGTTACACATTTCATCACAGTTGTCAGGCTGATTGTTCTTAAAGGCAGCGGAATGGCCGATGTTAAATGGGAGTTTCTGTATCTGATTGGATTTGCTATCGCCCTAAATTCTTTGGCAATTTTGAACTACAAAAAGACAAATTAG
- a CDS encoding phospholipase A, whose translation MNRIHLIHSHISRVTLGIFLTFASLGANAQYLVTKDSVALILSKSPAFSIYKDNYLLTGTALNEKPSKYNSDVKFQFSFKQRLLNKPLVAGAYFYLTYTQKSFWDIYRSSSPFEETNYNPALQLIRPIFKNNSLSGVFSLSLEHESNGRDSINSRSWNYAGLTYAHIFSPSITGSLKVVLPFAIDDNPDIARYVGYSEAQFSWTIKKDKLLFDVLGRKGSKWDTKGSLMTGLSFKPRKNANQYLMLQWWQGYAESLIDYRISRSMLRFGIVIKPTLLRFY comes from the coding sequence ATGAATCGTATTCATTTAATTCACAGTCATATATCTAGGGTGACGCTCGGAATTTTCCTAACGTTTGCTTCACTTGGAGCGAATGCTCAGTATTTGGTAACCAAAGATTCTGTAGCACTTATTCTTAGCAAATCACCTGCCTTTTCCATTTATAAAGACAATTATCTCCTTACAGGAACAGCTTTAAATGAAAAACCTTCTAAATATAATTCAGATGTGAAATTTCAGTTTAGCTTCAAACAAAGACTTTTAAACAAACCGCTGGTCGCGGGAGCCTACTTTTATTTAACCTATACTCAAAAATCATTTTGGGACATTTACCGATCCTCCAGCCCATTTGAGGAAACTAATTATAATCCCGCCCTGCAATTAATCCGTCCGATTTTTAAAAATAATTCATTGAGCGGCGTTTTCTCCTTAAGCCTTGAACATGAATCTAATGGTCGTGACAGTATCAATTCGCGAAGTTGGAATTATGCAGGCTTAACTTACGCGCATATTTTTTCACCCTCTATCACCGGCTCATTAAAAGTTGTTTTACCATTCGCCATTGATGATAATCCGGACATTGCCCGTTATGTCGGTTATTCGGAAGCCCAATTCAGCTGGACAATCAAAAAAGACAAGCTCTTATTCGATGTTTTGGGAAGGAAGGGTTCTAAATGGGATACCAAGGGAAGCCTGATGACTGGATTAAGCTTCAAACCTCGTAAAAATGCAAACCAATATCTAATGCTCCAATGGTGGCAGGGATATGCAGAAAGTCTGATCGATTACAGGATCAGCCGAAGCATGCTACGCTTTGGTATTGTGATCAAACCTACACTCCTTCGATTTTATTAA
- a CDS encoding acetyl-CoA carboxylase carboxyltransferase subunit alpha: protein MQDIKTSFNFEKPIADLVHQIEKINQVAQKTGIDMSATLDDLNQKLEDTRHNIYQNLSGWNEVQMSRHPERPQTLDYINMVFEDFIELHGDRYVKDDRAIIGGFATLNGLTVMVIGHQKGRNTKERQHHNFGMANPEGYRKALRLMRLAEKFNKPVITLIDTMGAYPGIEAEERGQGESIARNIYEMSILRTPIICVVIGEGASGGAIGIGIGDRVYMLEHSWYSVISPESCSSILYRSWDQKEKAAEILKLTSKDMFNNKLIDGVIPEPLGGAHQDHAQMGRTLKEYLIRDIEHLNTIETDLLVQQRIDKFCAMGIVNE, encoded by the coding sequence ATGCAAGATATTAAAACATCATTCAATTTTGAAAAGCCTATTGCTGATCTGGTTCATCAAATTGAAAAAATAAACCAGGTTGCCCAAAAGACCGGGATAGATATGTCGGCCACTTTAGATGATCTTAATCAAAAATTGGAGGATACGCGCCACAATATTTATCAAAACCTATCTGGTTGGAATGAGGTGCAAATGAGCCGCCATCCTGAAAGGCCCCAGACTCTTGATTACATCAATATGGTTTTTGAAGACTTCATAGAATTACATGGCGATAGATATGTAAAGGATGACAGGGCAATTATTGGAGGCTTTGCAACCCTTAATGGCCTAACGGTCATGGTTATTGGCCATCAAAAAGGAAGAAATACGAAAGAGCGGCAACATCATAATTTCGGAATGGCTAATCCTGAGGGTTACAGGAAAGCGCTTCGGTTAATGCGTTTGGCAGAAAAATTTAATAAGCCGGTTATTACATTGATCGATACAATGGGAGCCTATCCAGGGATTGAAGCAGAAGAGCGAGGGCAAGGTGAATCTATAGCAAGAAATATTTACGAAATGTCCATTTTGCGAACGCCCATTATATGTGTTGTGATTGGTGAAGGGGCGTCTGGGGGAGCGATAGGGATCGGTATTGGTGACAGGGTATATATGCTTGAGCACTCCTGGTATTCTGTAATCTCGCCAGAATCCTGTTCATCTATTCTATATAGAAGCTGGGATCAGAAAGAAAAGGCAGCTGAAATCCTTAAATTAACTTCTAAAGACATGTTTAATAATAAACTGATTGATGGAGTAATTCCCGAACCTCTGGGGGGTGCGCACCAGGATCACGCTCAAATGGGTCGTACGCTAAAAGAATACCTTATTAGGGACATTGAACACTTAAATACAATCGAAACAGATCTCCTGGTACAACAACGAATTGATAAGTTCTGTGCGATGGGAATAGTAAACGAATAA